Below is a window of Prosthecochloris sp. GSB1 DNA.
TGGAAAGGGGAGCGGCGCGCTTCGCCGCAGGGTATCGGTTTGCCTGAAACAGCATCCCGCCGTCAGGGAATTCCGGATCGGCGACTGGGCTGAAGGCGGGAGCGGCGTTACGATCATCGAACTGTAGAGCATTTCTATGCACTTGTCGCGAGCCACATTGCTGCATCGGGTCGGTGCCTGAAGTCCTCATTCCGACTTGTCGGGACTTCGGTCTCCTTGTGATTTGGGCTCGCCATGACACTTTTTCGAGGTGATGTTCCGGCGGAACCGCCGGGCCTTCGCATAGTGAGCGGTTTCGGCGATTTCGGGGTTTTATCCGTGATAATTGAGAAAAAGCGCAGGATGCGTTATCTTGAGCCGGAACCGCGATGAGTCTTCGCATTTAAAATTTCGATCCCCTGTTGACCGTTTTTTGTCTATGAACCTGCCCAATCAGCTTACGACACTGCGTATACTGCTGGTTCCCGTATTCGTCTACCTGCTGCTTCTGCCCTCTGCATGGATGAAGCTGTGGGGCGTGGGGGTTTTTATCGTCGCTTCACTGACGGATATCTACGACGGCTATCACGCGAGGAAATATGGCCAGACCAGCCGCCTGGGGGCTTTCCTTGACCCGCTCGCCGACAAGTTCCTCATTACGGCCGCGTTTTTGATCTACGTCCGGGAAGGGTACCTCGTTCTCTGGATGGTTGCGCTCGTTGCGTTGCGCGACATCGTCGTAACCGTACTCAGGGTGTACGCCGAAGCGAAGGACAAGCCGGTGGTCACCAGCAGGGAAGCCAAGTACAAGACACTCGCGCAAAACGTTTTCGCCTACGTCATCATGTTGTTCATGCTGCTCGCCGAGCGCGAGTTCACCGGAGAGGGAGTCGCGTCCTTCATGAACGGCGTTCTGTTTTCGGATTATCTGGATTACGTGA
It encodes the following:
- the pgsA gene encoding CDP-diacylglycerol--glycerol-3-phosphate 3-phosphatidyltransferase, with product MNLPNQLTTLRILLVPVFVYLLLLPSAWMKLWGVGVFIVASLTDIYDGYHARKYGQTSRLGAFLDPLADKFLITAAFLIYVREGYLVLWMVALVALRDIVVTVLRVYAEAKDKPVVTSREAKYKTLAQNVFAYVIMLFMLLAEREFTGEGVASFMNGVLFSDYLDYVMLAVTVFTVYTGISYLFQNWRSLLTPSSSG